In Methanobacterium sp. Maddingley MBC34, the sequence ATTATCTGTAATATATTAATTTTTCGTTTTCAGGGAGGTTTAAAAGCAGCAAATAATTAAAAATAAAAAAAGAAGGTTAAAGATAAAAAAATAAGGAATTTTTTATGAAAAAATCTAAATCGGGTTTCATCGTAATAAATTTTTTTAAAACCAGTTTTTTGATTTTTCCAGAACATTCTCCACTATCTGCACTGAAGATCCCAGGTAGGTGTGGGGGTCCATAATATCATCCACTTCTTCCGGGCTAAGATAATCTGTTATATCTTCCTGTTGGAGGACCACATCTTTTAAACTAACTCCCAGTTTGTTGGCTTCCAGAGCACACTTTCGAACCAGGGCATAGGCGCTTTGTCTTCCCATACCCTTCCTGGTGAGTTCGGCCATGAACCTCTCGGCCATAATCAGCCCACCAGTGAGGTTAAGGTTTTTTTCAATGTTTTCAGGGTAGAAGACCAGTTTTTCCATTAAGCGAATGGTCAAATTCAGTATGTAATCTGTGAGGATGGATGCCTCTGGGAGCATGATCCGTTCAGATGATGAGTTAGTCAGGTCTCTTTCATGCCATAGTGCGTTATTCTGAAGAGCCGGAGCTGGATATGCTTTAATAACTCTGGATACTCCACATATCCTCTCTGCAGTGATGGGGTTCATCTTGTGTGGCATGGTACTGGATCCCACCTGTTTTTCAGGGTCGAAACTTTCCCCTAATTCTTTGATCTCTGTACGCTGCAAGTTACGTATTTCCAGGGCAATCTTATCAAGGGTACTGGCCAGGTTGGCCAGGTCCATCATGTATTCTGCGTGGTTATCCCTCTGCACCACCTGGTTGGATATCAGTGTTGCAGGGAGTCCCAATATCTCGGAAACCTTGAGATGAACCTTCAGTCCATCTTTACCCAGTGCTGCTGTAGTACCAACTGCTCCAGTCATCATTCCCACACAGAGCCTGCCTTTACATTCCTCCAACCGTTCATACTGGCGGTGGAGTTCATCTGCCCAAAGGGCGAATTTCATCCCATAAGTGGTGGGTAAAGCGTGCTGTCCATGGGTTCTCCCAATACAAACTGTTTTTTTATGTTCATCTGCCAGTTTAAGGACTATTTTCGCCAGACGAGCCACTTTCTCCTGTAGGATATCAATGGAATCACGCAGTAAAAGGGATTGTGAACTGTCAATTATGTCATTTGATGTGGCACCGAAATGCACGTATTCCCCTTCATCATTGTCACAAACCTCAGCCAGGGCTTTTACAATGGATGCAATATCGTGGTTGGTTTCTTTTTCTATCTCTGCCACTCTTTCACTGGTAACATACTGGGTGCTGGCCTTACTTCTTATTTCCTGCGCAGCCTCTTCAGGAACTAGGCCCAGTTGAGCCTCAGCTTCTGCCAGAGCTGCT encodes:
- a CDS encoding adenylosuccinate lyase (PFAM: Lyase; Adenylosuccinate lyase C-terminus~TIGRFAM: adenylosuccinate lyase) — protein: MAIHPIEFRYGTPEMKSVWEAENKLQKMLEVEAALAEAEAQLGLVPEEAAQEIRSKASTQYVTSERVAEIEKETNHDIASIVKALAEVCDNDEGEYVHFGATSNDIIDSSQSLLLRDSIDILQEKVARLAKIVLKLADEHKKTVCIGRTHGQHALPTTYGMKFALWADELHRQYERLEECKGRLCVGMMTGAVGTTAALGKDGLKVHLKVSEILGLPATLISNQVVQRDNHAEYMMDLANLASTLDKIALEIRNLQRTEIKELGESFDPEKQVGSSTMPHKMNPITAERICGVSRVIKAYPAPALQNNALWHERDLTNSSSERIMLPEASILTDYILNLTIRLMEKLVFYPENIEKNLNLTGGLIMAERFMAELTRKGMGRQSAYALVRKCALEANKLGVSLKDVVLQQEDITDYLSPEEVDDIMDPHTYLGSSVQIVENVLEKSKNWF